The Nicotiana tomentosiformis chromosome 9, ASM39032v3, whole genome shotgun sequence genome contains the following window.
AATAGCAGCACATATagatttatttcacctatggggtaaattccctcttacaaggtttgaaaggacacttacctcgctccgaagtttcataaccggctcccaaccCATTCAAtaaactcaaatcgatgcccaacgctccaaaactagtcaataaaatgagaaaacccataaatatatactctaatactcattaggaactcaaatatatgatttattcccaattccatgcccaaattcgtggtaaaaatccaaaaatataaatttctaggttttccttcaaaatccccaatttcaacaaattttcatgtataaatccatatacaacccatgtatttaactcacaatgtgcgggaattacttacctcataatagatgatgaaatctcctcttcaaaagctccaaatatcgcccaaccaAAAATGAAATATggagaaaaatggccaaatcccgtctataaaacttcactgcccaaGTCTGCCCTTCTTCGCGGTCAcggaaagaccatcgcgatcgcgaaggccaaagacaCACTGCCtccaaaattcctcttcgcgttcgcgtcatcctggtcatgttcgcgaaggccaactgccCATACCCCTCGCATTCGCGttcccttctacgcgttcgcgtaggccaaatggcATTAAGCCCATCTCACCCttacttcttcgcgttcgcgtagccttGGCCGCATTCGTGAAGGCTAGCCCAGCTACTGCCTCGCATTTGCATCCACTGCCTCGCATTTACGAAGGCtaaatcccagcagcctcaacgctcctcttcgcgaacgcgggactcccttcgcgttcgcgaagaaggaaaccagataccagatacagcagCAGCAAATCATTCcgttttggtccgaaaccaccccgaaacacacccgaggcccctgggaccccatccaatcatacaaaCCAGTCGcacaacataacacggacctactcgaggcctcaaatcacataaaacaacatcaaaatcatgaatcacgccccaattcgagcttactgaactttagaacttcaaacttctacattcgatattgaaacccatcaaatcacgtctgattgacctcaaattttgcacacaagtcacattcgacattatagacctattccaacttctggaatcggaatccgaccctgatatcaaaaacgtccactcccggtcaaacttctcaaacaCCTTCCAATCTCTAACATCCGCCAAATgatcccaaaatgacctacggaccttcgaatccacttccggacgcgctcccaataccagaatcaccatgcggagctattcctaggctcagaatctcaaacagacattgataacattgaaatgcacttcaactcaaatttaagaaatccttctaaaaattttattttccataataggcgccgaaacgctcgcgggtcacccaaaacccgatccagacatacgcccaagtcctaaatcatcatacaaatttgTTGGAACCTTTcgatcccgattctgaggtcgtttactcaaaaatcaaaccttagtcaattcttccaacttaaagcgtTCGAAATGAGaactttctttccaaatcaactcagaacttcccaaaattaaattttgaccacgcgtacaagtcgtaatacctgaagtgaagctgctcggggtctcaaactgccgaacgatgtgctagagctcaaaacgactggtcggatcgttacactcgTCACTTCGTGTACACGTTTTCCACATACTTCATatagtacaatcaacccaaatcctaaggagtagttctcccacacaaagttaagcaagatacgtacctcaactaggccaaatcaacactcaaaaatagcttttcctttaaaattcgcCTCTACactgctcaaatctaaccaaaaatgacttaatatcatcaaacaatgcaagagaaatcaattgcGATTAATAAATCTATCATATTTACataattccccaaaagtcaaatAAATTCAACCCCGTGCCAGGACAAATCCCAAATCTaagggtagatcccgactacccataaaCCCGTGAGTCtatatatgtgatttgttttcaaatccgagtccaattcgaatctcaaatcataattttttagttttcaaaacatagacaaaagtTTCCAAAATTTCACTTAGATTCTTATGAATTTGATgctaaatctcatatataatcatgtaatataattgaaaaatgatcaaaatcacttacgcAATGATTGTATGTGAAAATTCCCATTCCAAATCACCTCCTACAGAGTATagtttcaaaatatgaaaaatgttaTCAAATCCGTCTTCCCAGCCCTTTTGTTCAGGTGTAgatgttgcaattgcgaaccctcacAATTGTCGCACTTGACATCCTAAAaggaagtcgcaattgcgacattgacttcacatttgcgaagtctgctcccatcgcaaatgtgacctattagtcacaaatgcgaacctaccctttcttcgcaaatgcgatcaaggtATCGCAATTCGCCTTTCTTCACAAATGCGATCAAGGTATCGCAATTCCGACACCTGAGACCCCCTgctatgatcgcaattgcgatgttggtGCTCGCAATTACGACAACTGGAGCACCAACACACTAGCAATTTGGCATTGAGTCCAAACCATTCTAAAACACGTCCGAACTTAACCCGAGCCCTCaaggttccaaaccaaacatccacaagtctaaaaatatcatatgaactcactcgcgcgatcaaaacaccataATAATATCTTGAACCacaaatcggacatcaaaatacatgaaattctcaagaacctctagaattgcagcCGAGCATCTGAATcctgtcaaaccaactccgaattacACCAAAATTTggagacaagttccaaatagcaaaacgtacctattccaagtcccaaaataaaaattcaaccccgatatccataaagtcaacctacgatcaaacttaaggaaacttctaaacctcaaattttcaactttggtcaaaataaatcaaatcaacctaaggacctccgaattcaattccgggaaaatgcccaagtccaaagtcttgatacaaacctatcggagccatcaaaacaccattcctgggtcattttcacacaagtcaaactttGTTAATATTTCCAACTTAGGCTTCGAAACCatgaatcaaagggtccaaatcatttTAAAAGTTCCCCGAAATGAAACTAATCACCCCCGCAATTCATAAAACTACAAATACACATATGGGAAGCTTCAAAAGGGGAAACGggactcaaatacacaaaataactggtcgggtcgttacattctacccctcttaaaataaatgtACATCCTTGAACGTGCATAGAGACATGCATAAAGTGACAAAAAAGTAAGGATAATGACACTGCATGTATTGCTCGGTCTCCCAGTTTTCCTCCAcgactggttgacctctccattgaaccttcactgaagcaatattctttgacctcaacttctggaTCTGCCTGTCTTAAATAGCCaacggctccatatcataagttcaatccttgtccaattagactggGCCTAAATCTAATACATGTCACatatcaccataatacttctggggCATGGAATCATGGAACAACAGATGAACTCCCAATAAGCTGGGTGGTAATgcaagtctataggccacctcacccactctctcaaggatctcaaaaggtccaatatacctagggctcaacttgtccttcaccccaaacctcatcacacccttcataggtgaaactctgaGCAGAACTCTCTCTCCCGCCGTGAATGCTATATCATGAACCTTCCggtcaacataactcttctgcctagagtGTGTTGTACGAAGCCTATCCTTAATCAACTTgtctttctccaaggcatcctaaaccaaattagtgcccaacaacctagcctctcccggcttaaaccaaccaactggagaacgacaccacCTCCCATATAAGAACTCATAAGAAGAAatttgaatactcgattggtagcttttgttgtaggcgaactctgcaagagGTAGAAACTAATCCTATGAACCTCTGAAATCCATAAAACATGCACGTAGCATGTCCTCTAAgatttgaatggtgcgctcggattgCCTGTCTGTCTGGGGATAAAATAaagtgctcaactcaacctgtgtgcctaactcatgctgcacgactctccaaaaatgtgatgtaaactacATGCCTcaatcagagataatagatacctccacaccatgaagacgaataatctcacggatatagatctgagctagCTACTCTGATGAGTAGGTAGTAACAACttgaataaagtgtgccgacttggtcagtctatccacaataaccaACACTACGTCAAATTTCTTTAaggttcgtgggagtccaacaacaaaatccatggtgatacgctcccacttccactctggaatgtcAAGTCACTTAAGCAAACCGCCcgacctctgatgctcgtacttcacctgctgacagttcaaaaaccgagccacatactccactatatcttttttcattcttctctaccagtaatgctgcctcaaattatGGTACATCTTtacagcacctggatgaatggaataccacaaacTGTGGGCCCTctctagaatcaactcacgtaacccatctacattaggtacataaatcctgccctgcatcctcaacaccccatcatctctgaTACAAACCTTCTTGGCATCATTgtgttgcaccgtgtccttaaggacaagcaaatgggggtcattaTACTGACACACCTTGAtgcactcatacaaagaagaccgagaaaccacgcaaggaAGAACCCagctaggctctgaaacatccaacctcattaACTGACTGGCCAAAGCCTGAAAATCCAATGCTAACGGTCTCTCcctaactggaatatatgcaaggctacccatactctcagccttcctacttaaggcttcgaccaccacattggcctttccggaatGATGtggaatggtgatatcatagtcttttaatagctctaaccacctctgttgcctcaagttcagatccttttgcttaaaaaaGTGTTGTAAACTCTGATGATCtatgaatacctcacaagacatgtcATAGAGATACTACCTCTAATCTTCAATGCGTGggcaatggctgccaattctaaatcatgaataaggaagttcttctcatggggcatcaactgatgtgaagcataagcaatcaccctatcCTCTTGCATCAAGACATACCCAACGCTAAtatgtgaagcatcacaataaactgtataagaaccGGATgctaaaggcaaaactagaactggagttatggtcaaggcagtcttgagcttctgaaagctctcctcacactcgttggACCACCTGAATGgtgcacccttctgagtcaatctgATCAAAAGAGCTACAATGGACGAAAATCttccacgaaacgacgataataaccagccaagcctagaaaactctggatctcagtagcAGAAGACGGtgtaggccaactctaaactacctACGCCttatttggatccaccttaataccctcactacatatcacatgacccaaaaaaactactaaatcaagccaaaactcacacttggtgaattttgcatataacttcttcttcctcaaggtttggagcacgatcctcaagtgcttcTCATGTTCCTCCCAGCTGCGAGAATATACCAATATATTGTCAATGAACatgatgacgaaagaatcaagatatggctggaacacactattcttgaagtgcataaaggctgctggggcattggtcagcccaaataacatcgcCAAAAACTCAACTTGACCAtagcgagtcctgaaagcagtctttggaatgtctgaatctcgaatcttcagctgatgataccctgatctcaaatcaatcttcgagaatacctgAGCACCTTGAAGTTGGTTGaacagatcatcaatacatggTTGTGGGTACTTGTTCTagactgtaactttgttcagctgcatgtaatcaatacacatccatctttcttcttcacaaatagaattggAGCATCCCAAGGTGAGACACACGGTTAGATAAAAtccttatcaagtaactcctgaagttgttcctttaattcaaTCAACTCCGTTGAtgtcatacgatatggtggaataaatatgggttgagtgtccggcaccaagtcaataccaaaattgatattcCTATCGgacggcatgcccggtaggtctgcgaaaaatacatctggaaaatctctctctaccgaaactgactcaacagtaggggtatcagcactaacatcacTCACAAAGTCTAGATATGTTTAACacaccttctcaaccattcgttgtgcCTTCATAAAGGACACAACcttgctaggaatataatccaatgtacctcTCCACTCAAAACGCGGCAACCCAGGCATAGCTAATatcacggtcttggcgtgacagtccagaatagcatgataaaGAGACAACTAGtacatacccaagatcacgtcaaagtctaccatactaagtagcaGAAGGTCAATTCTGGTCTCACAACCACCGATAGTGATCAAACAGGACAGATTCAGGACACTATGATAAGATTGTACTCTTCATACTTGTCTGAATGCACATTTAATGTTGACACGATAACATTAAATAGTTATGTTATTTTGTTCCCTATATATTATTTCATATTCAAGAGCATTGTGGTATGTATTTTAATTCAAGTGGAGAAACATGAAGCAAAAAACCAAGGATTTTGAAACCTCAAGCTTTCTCTTTTGCAAATGTGAAGCtcaaataagaaattgaataaagaCAAGTTGTATGCCTAGCTTCTCTTGTTAATCAGTAACCATATCCTAATAATTCAAAAGGGAATAATGTTTGTGATAATAACGTATTGCCACGTAAAATTACTCTAAAACGTGAACTAGGAAATATAAGATGTATTATCAGGTCCATTATTCTGAAATTCGACAAagaaaacccactataggtcgaATCATTATTCATTATCCATCCCCAAATTGAGCCAACGATGAAGGACTACAATGACAATTACCATCATAATTTTTTCCTGCTCATGTCAAGTACTTAGGAGTTTCTACCACCTTATTTTCGATATAAAGTAGAAAATTGGCATATGCGGAAAACATGAGCTAAGCTCGGAATTCCTAACCATAGCCACTTTTTGTTCCTCGTGAGTACTCGATATTGTGGCAGTAATTTTACGCTTCTGAAAAGTAAAGCTCTCATCGCCATATATTAGGTAGGACTTCCTTGGAATTAACATTCATGGTAAATTTACTTTCTAGTATAGGAAAGAAAAGCATGGTACATTTCAAATTATATcgataaaatacaaaaataatcacCCATGTTTTGCAATGTTACACCTCTAAgtgatttcttcttcttttttttttgtatctTCTTCTGATTCTTTTATTTGGCTTTTTTTTTTAGAACTTGTATCTTGTAGAAGATTTAAGAGGCAATTAGAGGTGATCTTGAGTTTCAAAGGAGTTTCGACATGGGTAAAATTGTTGCTATAATGGGGTTTGATTTTGGAATGAGAATAGTCATTGGTCTAGTGATGGAGTATATCTTTTTCATCTACGTTCCACCATTCGATATCTAGGTTACTTTCTTCCTTCACTCTTTTATTATAGTCTACTTTTCATGCATGATTATTCTGTGCCTCGACACTTCATGCAATACCTTGCATTCTGCTCCCCAGGCAGAAGGAGTTCATTCGACTTTTATATGAAATATAAATAGAGATATACCTAAGATACACCACGTACTTGTCCCGATAAATGAGTTTCCATCTTAACCTTTTCGGGTGTTTCAATATCATCTGATACTTATTCGGACTGAATTTTTACACCCTTTTAAGCCTTCTCCCAGACATGTTGTGCATAACCACAAATGGGCGTGTTTATCACTATTATGTAAtcgtaaaatatttttaaaaatattatcagcTCTAAT
Protein-coding sequences here:
- the LOC138898777 gene encoding uncharacterized protein, with translation MGSLAYIPVRERPLALDFQALASQLMRLDVSEPSWVLPCVVSRSSLYECIKVCQYNDPHLLVLKDTVQHNDAKKVCIRDDGVLRMQGRIYVPNVDGLRELILERAHSLWYSIHPGAVKMYHNLRQHYW